The following are from one region of the Thermoflexus sp. genome:
- the hemH gene encoding ferrochelatase, whose translation MARIGVLLMAYGTPRSLEEVEAYYTHIRGGRPPSPEQVEALRERYCRIGGRSPLLEITMREAQALEARLARLSLGHSFCVRVGMRHAPPFIEEAVAGLLAEGVERLIALAMAPHFSRMSVGAYHAAVRRALVAHGAAIPVVEIGGWGAHPLFVMAMAERLKEALEDLPEGETIVIFTAHSLPARLREEGDPYEVELLDSARRVARMLGWKRWRFAYQSISATGEPWLGPDLREVLEGIAQGREARHVVICPIGFVADHLEILYDLDVEAREAAQGWGLTFRRTRSLNDDPLLIECLAALVTEAVAAG comes from the coding sequence ATGGCGCGCATTGGGGTGCTGCTGATGGCTTATGGGACGCCGCGATCGCTGGAGGAGGTGGAGGCCTACTACACCCATATCCGGGGAGGACGCCCGCCTTCTCCAGAGCAGGTGGAGGCGCTGCGGGAGCGCTACTGCCGCATCGGCGGGCGTTCCCCATTGCTGGAGATCACCATGCGAGAGGCTCAGGCCCTGGAGGCCCGGCTGGCCCGGCTCTCCCTCGGGCACTCTTTTTGCGTTCGGGTGGGGATGCGGCATGCGCCCCCCTTCATCGAAGAAGCTGTCGCCGGGCTGCTCGCGGAAGGCGTGGAGCGTCTGATCGCCCTGGCCATGGCGCCCCATTTCTCCCGCATGAGCGTGGGCGCCTACCATGCCGCCGTCCGGCGCGCGCTCGTTGCTCACGGCGCGGCGATCCCCGTGGTGGAGATCGGGGGCTGGGGTGCTCACCCTCTCTTCGTGATGGCGATGGCGGAACGCCTGAAGGAAGCGCTGGAGGATCTTCCGGAAGGGGAGACCATTGTGATCTTCACGGCCCACAGCCTGCCCGCCCGGTTGCGGGAGGAGGGGGATCCTTACGAGGTGGAGCTGCTGGATTCCGCGCGGCGGGTGGCGCGGATGCTGGGATGGAAGCGCTGGCGCTTCGCTTATCAGAGCATTAGTGCGACGGGCGAGCCGTGGCTGGGTCCGGATCTCCGGGAGGTCCTGGAAGGGATCGCACAGGGGAGGGAAGCGCGACATGTGGTGATCTGCCCCATCGGCTTCGTGGCCGACCACCTGGAGATCCTTTACGACCTGGACGTGGAGGCCCGGGAGGCGGCGCAAGGATGGGGGTTGACCTTCCGGCGCACCCGCTCTCTGAACGACGATCCCCTCCTCATTGAGTGTCTGGCTGCGCTGGTCACCGAGGCCGTCGCCGCCGGGTGA
- the hemB gene encoding porphobilinogen synthase gives MASISLRTSVEPMDRLRRLRRTEGLRALVRETRLSPADFIYPLFVRPGRNIQEPIPSMPGQFRFTVDRLEAEIEEIVRLGIRAVLLFGLAERKDPEAREAYAEDSVVPQAIRRIKALAPELVVITDVCVCAYTDHGHCGLVRDGEVDNDATLALLARMALAHAAAGADLVAPSAMMDGQVRAIREALDEAGFLHVGIMAYSAKFASAFYGPFREAADSAPRFGDRRSYQMDPPNAREALREIERDIAQGADIVMVKPALAYLDVIRRARERFDHPLAAYNVSGEYSMVKAAAQMGWLDERRVVMEILTAIKRAGADLIITYFAREAARQLRE, from the coding sequence ATGGCTTCGATCTCCCTGCGAACATCCGTGGAGCCGATGGATCGATTGCGGCGCCTGCGCCGCACGGAGGGGCTGCGGGCGCTGGTCCGGGAGACCCGGCTGTCGCCGGCGGATTTCATCTATCCCCTCTTCGTCCGGCCGGGGCGGAACATCCAGGAGCCGATCCCTTCGATGCCAGGTCAGTTCCGCTTCACTGTCGATCGCCTGGAGGCGGAGATCGAGGAGATCGTCCGCCTGGGGATCCGGGCGGTGCTGCTCTTCGGGCTGGCCGAGCGAAAGGATCCCGAGGCCCGGGAGGCTTACGCTGAGGACAGCGTGGTTCCTCAGGCGATCCGCCGCATCAAGGCGCTCGCCCCGGAGCTCGTGGTGATCACGGATGTGTGCGTGTGCGCTTACACCGACCACGGGCATTGCGGCCTCGTGCGGGACGGGGAGGTGGACAACGACGCCACGCTGGCCCTTCTGGCCCGGATGGCGCTGGCCCATGCGGCCGCCGGGGCGGATCTGGTGGCCCCCAGCGCCATGATGGACGGCCAGGTCCGGGCGATCCGGGAGGCCCTCGACGAAGCCGGCTTCCTGCATGTGGGGATCATGGCCTACTCCGCGAAGTTCGCCTCCGCCTTCTACGGACCGTTCCGGGAGGCGGCGGACTCCGCCCCGCGCTTTGGCGATCGCCGGAGCTATCAGATGGATCCCCCAAATGCGCGGGAGGCCCTGCGGGAGATCGAGCGGGACATCGCCCAGGGGGCAGACATCGTGATGGTCAAGCCGGCCCTGGCCTATCTGGACGTGATCCGCCGGGCCCGGGAGCGCTTCGATCATCCCCTCGCAGCCTACAACGTGAGTGGGGAATACAGCATGGTGAAGGCGGCGGCGCAGATGGGCTGGCTGGATGAGAGGCGGGTTGTGATGGAGATCCTCACCGCCATCAAGCGAGCAGGGGCTGATCTCATCATCACGTATTTCGCCCGGGAGGCGGCGCGCCAGTTGCGCGAGTAG
- a CDS encoding uroporphyrinogen-III synthase, protein MKRLPLAGCRVLITRPRRAGEDLAERLQALGAIPLLFPAIDIRSPEDPRPLEEAARQAPAFDWILFTSANGVHAFMQALQSTGGSPRDLARARLGAIGPATARALQRYGLTVDYLPPVYLSEAMAEGLEEVRGRRILLPRADIARRDLAERLRARGAEVVEVTAYRVVLGGDPEALQGILTPRPHRVTFTSPSTARALAELLERLPEALRPADLPAVCIGPITAAEARALGFPIVAVAREHTQAGLIRALVESWAGHLSDPPG, encoded by the coding sequence ATGAAACGACTTCCGCTCGCCGGATGCCGTGTGCTGATCACCCGTCCGCGCCGTGCAGGGGAGGACCTGGCGGAGCGCCTTCAGGCGCTGGGGGCGATCCCCCTGCTGTTCCCGGCCATCGACATCCGGTCCCCTGAGGATCCCCGGCCGCTGGAGGAGGCGGCCCGACAGGCCCCGGCGTTCGACTGGATCCTCTTCACCAGCGCCAATGGGGTTCACGCCTTCATGCAAGCCCTTCAATCCACCGGCGGATCGCCGCGGGATCTGGCCCGGGCGCGCCTGGGGGCGATCGGTCCGGCGACCGCCCGGGCCCTCCAGCGTTACGGCCTGACGGTGGATTACCTTCCCCCTGTCTATCTTTCCGAGGCGATGGCGGAAGGACTGGAGGAGGTGAGGGGGCGACGCATCCTGCTTCCTCGCGCGGACATCGCCCGTCGGGACCTGGCGGAGCGGCTGCGGGCCCGCGGGGCGGAGGTGGTGGAAGTGACGGCTTACCGGGTGGTGCTGGGCGGAGATCCGGAGGCCTTGCAAGGGATCCTCACCCCACGGCCCCATCGGGTGACCTTCACCAGCCCCTCGACAGCCCGTGCCCTGGCCGAGCTCCTGGAACGTCTGCCGGAAGCCCTTCGACCTGCGGATCTGCCGGCGGTATGCATCGGGCCGATCACGGCGGCGGAAGCCAGGGCCCTGGGCTTCCCGATCGTGGCGGTGGCCCGGGAGCACACCCAGGCCGGGCTGATCCGGGCCCTGGTGGAAAGCTGGGCAGGCCATCTTTCGGATCCTCCGGGATAG
- a CDS encoding radical SAM protein, whose amino-acid sequence MRYTERPLLIYWELTRACDLACHHCRAEAIPWRDPRELSTAEGFALLDRLTAFGEPRPHLVLTGGDPLKRPDLFELIAEARRLGFPVALTPSGTYALTEDVIARLKAAGIWMLALSLDGSTAERHDALRGVPGSFAQTVRAAQWAVAAGLPLQINTLVCAETMPDVPAIAERVVALGARRWSLFFLIPTGRGRLLREISPEESEQLMHWLIDLAPHVPFEIKTTEAPHYRRVLVERAGGRLPPAARRGFGVRDGNGVMFISHIGEIYPSGFLPIPLGHVRREDPVAIYREHPLFRALRDPDALKGKCGRCPFRAICGGSRARAYAHTGDPLESDPLCPYLPA is encoded by the coding sequence ATGCGCTATACAGAACGCCCCCTGCTCATCTACTGGGAGTTGACCCGCGCGTGCGATCTGGCCTGCCATCACTGTCGAGCGGAAGCGATCCCCTGGCGGGATCCGCGGGAGCTTTCCACGGCCGAGGGGTTCGCGCTGCTGGACCGCCTGACCGCCTTCGGAGAGCCCCGACCCCATCTCGTGCTCACCGGTGGGGATCCTCTGAAGCGCCCGGATCTGTTCGAACTCATTGCGGAAGCTCGACGCCTGGGCTTTCCGGTGGCCCTCACCCCCAGCGGCACCTATGCCCTCACCGAGGACGTGATCGCTCGCCTGAAGGCAGCCGGGATCTGGATGCTGGCCCTGAGCCTGGATGGATCCACGGCGGAGCGCCACGACGCCCTGCGCGGGGTGCCGGGGAGCTTCGCCCAGACGGTGCGGGCCGCTCAGTGGGCGGTCGCCGCCGGCCTTCCCCTCCAGATCAACACCCTGGTCTGCGCGGAAACCATGCCCGATGTGCCGGCGATCGCCGAACGGGTGGTCGCCCTGGGGGCCCGCCGCTGGAGCCTCTTTTTCCTGATCCCCACCGGCCGTGGCCGGCTCCTCCGCGAGATCTCGCCGGAGGAAAGCGAGCAGCTGATGCACTGGTTGATCGATCTGGCCCCCCACGTGCCCTTCGAGATCAAGACCACGGAAGCCCCTCACTACCGGCGGGTTCTGGTGGAGCGGGCGGGCGGGCGCCTCCCCCCCGCCGCGCGCCGCGGGTTCGGAGTCCGGGACGGCAATGGGGTGATGTTCATCTCCCACATCGGAGAGATCTATCCTTCCGGCTTCTTGCCGATCCCCTTGGGGCACGTGCGCCGGGAGGATCCGGTGGCGATCTACCGGGAGCATCCCCTGTTCCGTGCCCTGCGGGATCCGGATGCGCTGAAGGGGAAGTGCGGGCGCTGTCCCTTCCGGGCCATCTGCGGCGGATCCCGGGCCCGCGCGTATGCGCACACCGGAGATCCCCTGGAGAGCGATCCCCTGTGTCCCTATCTTCCGGCCTGA
- the hemA gene encoding glutamyl-tRNA reductase, with the protein MADAGLFGIGFHRREGLEGLAAWLGLPPEEVRERLAAFRALGMREGVVLSTCERLEIYGVGPLEEAVAFLRRSLPGRFPVLWVGRAVAVHLFRVAAGLDSTAVGETEILGQIRSALAIAREVGAAGPILGPLLERALALGRAVRARTELGRLPVSLATLAVQEVHRRISLEGKRVLVAGAGTMGTQIAHALLRYRPAPIRVLSRTPERARALAEQVGGEAGTLMNLTADLIRVDVAFLALATPRPILSAPDLQGIIAARGGAPLWLVDLGAPPNVGLDGPLTPGVHCIRLEDLQALNARYRERMAEAIARAEEMVAEAVREWERWWRGRQVGPVIAQLQRRADALRRQELEWLWPKLGELTPTQRARIEQFAHRLVQKLLHLQMMGLKGMAEDPYAFQRLRVLWEWEKEGDGGGPIPPAWGES; encoded by the coding sequence GTGGCGGACGCCGGGTTATTTGGGATCGGCTTTCATCGACGGGAGGGGCTCGAGGGTTTGGCGGCGTGGCTGGGGCTTCCGCCGGAGGAGGTGCGGGAGCGGCTGGCGGCCTTTCGGGCCCTGGGGATGAGGGAAGGGGTCGTGCTGAGCACCTGCGAGCGTCTGGAGATCTACGGTGTCGGCCCGCTGGAGGAGGCCGTGGCCTTCCTGCGTCGCTCTCTTCCCGGCCGGTTCCCCGTTCTCTGGGTGGGTCGAGCGGTTGCCGTCCATTTATTTCGGGTCGCCGCTGGCCTGGATTCCACGGCGGTTGGGGAGACCGAGATCCTCGGTCAGATCCGGAGCGCTCTGGCCATCGCCCGGGAAGTGGGAGCGGCCGGGCCGATCCTGGGCCCGCTGCTGGAGCGCGCCCTGGCCCTGGGCCGGGCGGTTCGCGCCCGGACGGAGCTCGGCCGCCTCCCCGTATCGCTGGCCACTCTGGCGGTCCAAGAAGTCCACCGTCGGATCTCCCTGGAAGGAAAGCGGGTCCTGGTCGCCGGGGCCGGAACGATGGGCACCCAGATTGCGCATGCCCTCCTCCGCTATCGACCCGCTCCGATACGGGTGCTCAGCCGGACGCCGGAGCGAGCCCGCGCCCTGGCCGAGCAGGTGGGCGGGGAAGCGGGCACATTGATGAATCTCACAGCGGACCTGATCCGGGTGGATGTGGCCTTCCTCGCCCTGGCCACCCCTCGACCGATCCTTTCGGCGCCGGATCTGCAAGGGATCATCGCCGCTCGCGGTGGAGCACCGCTCTGGCTGGTAGATCTGGGGGCACCGCCCAATGTGGGCCTCGATGGACCGCTGACGCCGGGAGTTCATTGCATCCGTCTGGAGGATCTGCAGGCCCTCAACGCCCGGTATCGGGAACGGATGGCGGAGGCCATCGCCCGGGCGGAGGAGATGGTGGCGGAAGCGGTGAGGGAGTGGGAGCGATGGTGGCGGGGCCGCCAGGTCGGGCCGGTGATCGCGCAGCTGCAGCGGCGCGCCGATGCGCTCCGGCGACAGGAGCTGGAATGGCTCTGGCCCAAGCTCGGGGAGCTGACCCCCACCCAGCGGGCCCGGATTGAGCAGTTCGCCCATCGCCTGGTCCAGAAGCTCCTCCATTTGCAGATGATGGGCTTGAAAGGGATGGCGGAGGATCCTTACGCGTTTCAGCGGCTGCGAGTGCTTTGGGAATGGGAAAAAGAAGGGGATGGGGGTGGCCCGATCCCACCCGCCTGGGGGGAGTCGTAG
- the hemL gene encoding glutamate-1-semialdehyde 2,1-aminomutase produces MRTERSEQLYAVARMRMPGGVSSPVRAFGAVGGTPRFIARGRGAILEDVDGNRYIDYVGSWGALILGHAHPAVVRALREAIRRGTSYGAPTEAELELALRIQEAFPSIQKIRFVNSGTEATMSALRVARAATGRSKIIKFEGGYHGHADFLLARAGSGLATFGLPDSAGVPEAWVRDTLVAPYNDLDAVAALFEQFPDQIAAVIVEPVAGNMGVVPPKPGFLKGLRSLTRRYGALLIFDEVITGFRVAWGGAQALYEVEPDLTCLGKIIGGGLPVGAYGGRADLMDQVAPAGPVYQAGTLSGNPLSMIAGRVTLEQLTPALYRQLEERSAALAEGLREAAEQAGVPVHIHRVGSMLSVFFTERAVVDYATAASTDRARYARFFHAMLERGIYLPPSPLEAWFVSAAHTEAHIERTLRAARAAFREVARGIL; encoded by the coding sequence ATGCGCACCGAGCGCTCCGAGCAGCTTTACGCCGTGGCCCGGATGCGGATGCCCGGCGGGGTATCCAGCCCGGTGCGGGCCTTCGGGGCGGTGGGCGGCACGCCCCGCTTCATCGCCCGCGGGCGCGGCGCCATCCTCGAGGATGTGGACGGCAACCGCTACATCGACTACGTGGGCTCATGGGGGGCGCTGATCCTGGGCCATGCCCACCCCGCGGTGGTCCGCGCATTGCGGGAGGCGATCCGCCGGGGCACCAGCTACGGCGCGCCCACGGAGGCCGAGCTCGAACTGGCCCTGCGGATCCAGGAGGCGTTCCCTTCCATTCAAAAAATTCGATTTGTGAACTCAGGGACCGAGGCGACGATGAGCGCCCTGCGGGTGGCCCGGGCGGCCACTGGCCGCTCGAAGATCATCAAGTTCGAGGGCGGCTATCACGGCCATGCGGATTTCCTCCTCGCCCGGGCCGGCTCGGGCCTTGCGACGTTCGGGCTCCCGGACAGCGCGGGGGTTCCCGAGGCCTGGGTTCGGGACACCCTGGTGGCGCCCTATAACGATCTGGACGCTGTCGCCGCTCTCTTCGAGCAGTTCCCCGATCAGATCGCGGCGGTGATCGTGGAGCCGGTGGCCGGGAACATGGGTGTGGTGCCGCCGAAGCCGGGTTTTCTGAAGGGGTTGCGGTCGCTCACGCGCCGCTACGGGGCGCTGCTGATCTTCGATGAGGTCATCACCGGCTTCCGGGTGGCGTGGGGAGGCGCTCAGGCCCTTTACGAGGTGGAACCGGATCTAACCTGTCTGGGGAAGATCATCGGCGGCGGGCTCCCGGTTGGGGCCTATGGAGGCCGGGCGGATCTGATGGATCAGGTGGCGCCGGCCGGGCCCGTCTATCAGGCGGGCACGCTCTCGGGCAACCCCCTCTCGATGATCGCAGGGCGGGTTACCCTGGAGCAACTGACCCCTGCGCTCTACCGGCAGCTGGAGGAGCGATCCGCCGCCCTGGCGGAGGGCCTGCGGGAGGCAGCGGAGCAGGCGGGCGTGCCTGTTCACATTCACCGGGTCGGGTCCATGCTCAGCGTGTTTTTCACGGAGCGCGCGGTGGTGGATTACGCCACGGCCGCCTCCACCGATCGCGCCCGCTACGCCCGGTTCTTCCACGCCATGCTGGAGCGCGGGATTTATCTCCCCCCTTCTCCGCTGGAGGCCTGGTTCGTCTCCGCCGCCCACACGGAAGCCCACATCGAGCGCACCCTGCGGGCGGCCCGGGCGGCGTTCCGGGAGGTGGCCCGTGGGATCCTTTAA
- the hemC gene encoding hydroxymethylbilane synthase: MRGPRPLRIGTRGSALARAQTEQVLRRLRALDPELPLETVIIRTSGDRGQREVRGAFVKELQHALLKGEIDLAVHSLKDLPTDPVSGLRLAAVLEREDPREALIARNGWTWATLPSGARVGTGSPRRTAQLRALRPDLVYLPLVGNVDTRLRRLEEGHYEAIVLAVAGLIRLGRGGEIVEIFPLEQVLPAPGQGAIAVEVRADDAPTLALVGHLNHLPTWWAVTAERAFLRALGGGCRVPIAAYAEVHGERLTLEGRVMALDGTRGVRGQIEGPAEAAEALGEALAERMKATDGSMLLEEGE; the protein is encoded by the coding sequence ATGCGCGGCCCACGACCGTTGCGCATTGGCACGCGAGGCAGTGCCCTCGCCCGGGCGCAAACCGAGCAGGTCCTCCGGAGGCTGCGGGCGCTGGACCCGGAGCTTCCCCTGGAAACCGTGATCATCCGCACCAGCGGCGATCGTGGGCAACGGGAGGTGCGGGGGGCTTTCGTCAAGGAGCTGCAGCATGCGCTTCTGAAGGGGGAGATCGATCTAGCGGTGCACAGCCTGAAGGATCTCCCTACGGATCCGGTGTCCGGGCTGCGGCTGGCCGCGGTGCTGGAGCGGGAGGACCCCCGCGAGGCGCTCATCGCCCGGAACGGATGGACCTGGGCGACGCTGCCATCGGGCGCGCGGGTGGGAACCGGCAGCCCCCGCCGCACCGCCCAGCTGCGGGCGCTGCGGCCGGACCTGGTTTACCTCCCCCTGGTTGGCAATGTGGATACCCGGTTGCGGCGATTGGAGGAGGGACATTACGAAGCCATCGTGCTGGCGGTGGCCGGGCTGATCCGCCTGGGCCGGGGCGGGGAGATCGTGGAGATCTTCCCCCTGGAGCAGGTGCTTCCCGCCCCTGGCCAGGGCGCCATCGCGGTGGAGGTCCGGGCGGACGACGCCCCAACCCTGGCCCTGGTGGGGCACCTGAACCATCTTCCGACCTGGTGGGCCGTAACCGCGGAACGGGCGTTCCTGCGGGCCCTGGGAGGTGGCTGTCGCGTCCCCATCGCGGCCTATGCGGAAGTCCACGGGGAGCGCTTAACGCTGGAAGGACGGGTGATGGCGCTGGATGGGACGCGGGGGGTCCGGGGGCAGATCGAGGGGCCGGCCGAGGCAGCGGAGGCGCTGGGGGAAGCGCTGGCGGAACGGATGAAGGCCACGGATGGATCCATGCTGCTGGAGGAAGGGGAATGA
- a CDS encoding chlorite dismutase family protein: protein MEKTVLGHFAFFRLSDSFWALPAAQRRSQASAWWERLQGIAARVELYQVFPSRVEADLLVWSADPVEATDLPARFFERFARAVNGCRTLFQPVLTLWGFTRPSIYAAGRSPQEIDPFDGDRKTYLIVYPFVKTADWYRMSKDARQGMMNEHIRVGKQYPAIRQWLLYAFGLQDQEFVVVYETEDLVLFSDLVQALRGTEARRYTMRDTPIFTALHRPPEAVLDLLG, encoded by the coding sequence ATGGAGAAAACGGTCCTCGGGCATTTCGCCTTCTTCCGGCTGAGCGATTCCTTCTGGGCACTGCCGGCGGCCCAGCGTCGATCTCAGGCTTCCGCCTGGTGGGAACGGCTTCAGGGCATCGCCGCGCGCGTGGAGCTGTATCAGGTCTTCCCCAGTCGCGTGGAGGCCGATTTGCTGGTCTGGAGCGCGGATCCGGTGGAGGCGACGGACCTTCCTGCCCGCTTCTTTGAACGGTTTGCCCGGGCTGTCAACGGCTGCCGGACCCTCTTCCAGCCCGTCCTCACCCTCTGGGGTTTCACCCGCCCCTCCATCTACGCCGCCGGACGCTCCCCTCAGGAGATCGATCCCTTCGATGGGGACCGCAAGACCTATCTGATTGTATACCCCTTCGTGAAGACGGCGGACTGGTATCGGATGAGCAAGGACGCCCGTCAGGGGATGATGAACGAGCACATCCGGGTGGGGAAGCAATATCCGGCGATCCGCCAGTGGCTGCTTTACGCCTTCGGTCTTCAGGATCAGGAGTTCGTGGTGGTCTATGAGACCGAGGACCTGGTCCTGTTCTCCGATCTGGTCCAGGCTCTGCGGGGCACGGAGGCCCGCCGATACACCATGCGGGACACGCCGATCTTCACCGCCCTTCACCGGCCGCCGGAGGCGGTCCTGGATCTGCTGGGCTGA
- the hemG gene encoding protoporphyrinogen oxidase, producing the protein MRVVIVGGGIAGLSAAYFLERAMAEGRWRGEIFLIERTTRLGGKILTVREDGFVVEGGPDSILRTKPEGMALLRELGLEEEVIAPWFRTVYRLHRGQLVPIPEALLALRPDPRAMLRTRGLPWWGRLRALLEPWIPPRRDEGDEPLATFLRRRFGRAFAEGIAEPLTAGIHAGDPERLSTQALYPHLLALERRFGSIARGLRGAGPFPPSDPLFVSLRSGMEALVDRLVASLQRTHIRMGRTVIGLALSGEGNARRYRVALEDGETLEADGVVLTVPAMEAARQIAAFAPVAAARLREIPFASTAVVTLAFRRDQVAHPLQGSGFLVPRKEPFPLTGCTWSSSKWPGRAPEGFVLLRAFLRGEENREAIEEEDSVLIRRSVEALRSLLGLRGDPVRAWVHRWPQGMPQYTVGHLERLQAMEEALRAFPGLLLTGASYRGIGIPDLIRQAREAATRLLSAQGIDRPDPPTAAWGEDRPPVEEIIR; encoded by the coding sequence ATGCGGGTGGTGATCGTCGGGGGAGGGATCGCCGGGCTCAGCGCGGCGTATTTCCTGGAGCGCGCGATGGCGGAGGGACGGTGGCGTGGCGAGATCTTTCTGATCGAGCGGACGACCCGGCTGGGCGGGAAGATCCTCACGGTGCGCGAGGACGGGTTTGTGGTGGAAGGAGGGCCGGATTCCATCCTGCGGACGAAGCCGGAGGGCATGGCGCTGCTCCGGGAGCTGGGGCTGGAGGAAGAGGTCATTGCGCCCTGGTTTCGCACGGTGTATCGGCTTCATCGGGGCCAGCTCGTTCCGATCCCGGAAGCGCTCCTCGCTCTGCGCCCGGATCCCCGGGCGATGCTTCGGACGCGCGGCCTGCCGTGGTGGGGGCGGCTCCGGGCGCTCCTGGAGCCCTGGATCCCGCCGCGCCGGGATGAGGGCGATGAGCCCCTGGCCACCTTCCTCCGGCGCCGGTTCGGCCGCGCTTTCGCAGAAGGCATCGCCGAGCCGTTAACGGCCGGCATCCATGCCGGGGATCCCGAGCGCCTGAGCACGCAGGCGCTTTATCCCCACCTCCTCGCCCTGGAGCGGCGGTTCGGAAGCATCGCGCGCGGGTTGAGGGGCGCCGGCCCCTTCCCGCCTTCCGATCCTCTCTTCGTTTCATTGCGCTCCGGCATGGAGGCCCTGGTCGATCGACTGGTCGCTTCTCTCCAGCGAACGCATATCCGGATGGGGCGCACGGTCATCGGCCTGGCCCTGAGTGGCGAGGGCAATGCCCGTCGCTATCGGGTGGCGCTGGAAGATGGGGAAACCCTGGAGGCCGATGGGGTGGTGCTAACTGTTCCCGCGATGGAGGCCGCGCGCCAGATCGCCGCGTTCGCCCCGGTGGCGGCGGCACGGCTCCGGGAGATCCCCTTCGCCTCCACGGCGGTGGTGACCCTGGCGTTCCGTCGGGATCAGGTCGCCCACCCCCTGCAGGGGAGTGGATTCCTGGTGCCGCGGAAAGAGCCTTTCCCCCTGACCGGCTGCACCTGGTCCTCCTCCAAATGGCCGGGTCGGGCGCCGGAGGGGTTCGTATTGCTGCGGGCCTTTCTACGAGGAGAGGAGAATCGCGAGGCGATTGAAGAGGAGGACTCCGTTCTGATCCGGAGGAGCGTGGAAGCGTTGCGGTCCCTTTTGGGTCTGCGCGGGGATCCGGTGCGGGCGTGGGTGCACCGCTGGCCCCAGGGGATGCCCCAGTATACCGTCGGGCATCTGGAGCGCCTCCAGGCGATGGAGGAAGCGCTCCGGGCGTTCCCCGGCCTCCTGCTGACGGGGGCCTCGTATCGAGGGATCGGGATCCCGGATCTGATCCGACAGGCGCGGGAAGCGGCGACGAGGCTTCTCTCCGCTCAGGGGATCGACCGCCCGGATCCGCCGACCGCGGCCTGGGGGGAAGACCGGCCTCCCGTGGAAGAGATCATCCGGTGA
- the hemE gene encoding uroporphyrinogen decarboxylase, translated as MGSFNDRFLRACRREPVDATPVWFMRQAGRYLPEYRALRERYAFLDLCRRPELAAEITRMPLRRFAVDAAILFSDLTIPLLGMGIPLAIEEGSGPVIEAPLRREADVSRLRLLEPETDVPFVLEAIRILREELPVPLIGFLGGPFTLACYLVEGRAARDFARTRALMFAAPATWHALMERLTESLRRYAMAQIAAGVHALQIFESWIGILHPQDYRTSVHPYLQHLIESLRPMGIPVILFGTGTAALLEDLAEAGGTVIGLDWRVPLDQAWARLRHGVAVQGNLDPAVLLSPFEVVVVHAERILRQAGGRPGHIFNTGHGLLPETPPDTVARLVDWVHAYRWDPSMERQG; from the coding sequence GTGGGATCCTTTAACGATCGGTTTCTACGGGCCTGCCGTCGCGAGCCGGTGGATGCCACGCCGGTCTGGTTCATGCGCCAGGCCGGCCGCTATCTCCCGGAATACCGGGCGCTCCGGGAACGGTATGCCTTTCTGGATCTCTGCCGTCGGCCGGAGCTGGCCGCGGAGATCACGCGCATGCCCCTGCGCCGCTTCGCGGTGGACGCCGCCATCCTGTTCTCGGATCTGACGATCCCCCTTCTGGGCATGGGAATCCCCCTTGCCATCGAGGAGGGAAGCGGTCCGGTGATCGAAGCCCCGTTGCGCCGGGAGGCCGATGTATCTCGCCTGCGGCTGCTGGAACCCGAAACGGACGTCCCCTTCGTCCTGGAGGCCATCCGCATCCTGCGGGAGGAGCTTCCGGTGCCGCTCATCGGGTTCCTGGGCGGGCCCTTCACCCTGGCCTGCTATCTGGTAGAGGGTCGGGCCGCGCGGGATTTCGCCCGGACGCGGGCGCTGATGTTCGCGGCGCCCGCCACCTGGCATGCCCTCATGGAGCGCTTGACGGAGAGCTTGCGCCGCTACGCCATGGCTCAGATCGCCGCCGGCGTCCACGCCCTTCAGATCTTCGAGAGCTGGATCGGTATCCTCCATCCTCAGGATTACCGGACCAGCGTCCATCCCTACCTGCAGCATCTGATCGAATCCCTGCGCCCGATGGGGATCCCGGTGATCCTGTTCGGGACCGGAACGGCGGCGCTGCTGGAGGATCTGGCGGAGGCGGGGGGAACGGTGATCGGGCTGGACTGGCGGGTGCCACTGGATCAGGCGTGGGCGCGCCTGCGCCATGGCGTAGCCGTTCAGGGGAATCTGGATCCGGCGGTGTTGCTGTCGCCCTTTGAGGTGGTCGTTGTCCATGCGGAGCGGATCCTGCGTCAGGCCGGCGGCCGGCCGGGCCATATCTTCAACACAGGCCACGGGCTGCTGCCGGAGACCCCGCCGGACACGGTGGCCCGTCTGGTCGACTGGGTGCACGCCTATCGCTGGGATCCCTCCATGGAGCGGCAGGGATGA